From Prochlorococcus sp. MIT 1223, the proteins below share one genomic window:
- the lipA gene encoding lipoyl synthase, with amino-acid sequence MTTKQRQSKYSSIAPKERLPKWIKPSIGKASELEKVQTLVKRYQLNTICEEGRCPNRGECYAAGTATFLLGGSVCTRSCAFCQVDKGKAPESITNQEAQKVANAVFILGLRYVVLTSVARDDLPDHGASLFTNTINEIRKLIPTISIEVLTPDFWGSNSNTKDPIKAQKERLTTVLNSKPVCFNHNLETVKRLQKEVRLGATYEHSLNLLRLARDIANDIPTKSGIMLGLGEKKEEVIETLHDLRSVDCQQITIGQYLRPSLAHIPVQHYWRPKDFDDFAEIAKDLGFKKINSGPLVRSSYHAEKH; translated from the coding sequence ATGACAACAAAACAGAGACAATCTAAATACAGCTCTATCGCTCCAAAAGAGCGACTTCCTAAATGGATTAAACCCTCTATCGGCAAAGCCTCTGAATTAGAAAAAGTGCAGACACTTGTTAAAAGATATCAACTAAATACAATTTGCGAGGAAGGCCGCTGTCCAAACAGAGGAGAATGTTATGCCGCTGGCACTGCAACATTCTTGCTTGGAGGTTCAGTTTGCACAAGAAGTTGCGCATTTTGCCAAGTAGACAAAGGCAAAGCTCCTGAATCAATCACCAATCAAGAAGCTCAAAAAGTTGCCAATGCTGTTTTCATATTAGGACTTCGCTATGTAGTCTTAACTTCCGTAGCAAGAGATGACTTACCTGATCATGGAGCGAGTCTATTTACAAATACTATCAATGAAATAAGGAAGCTGATACCAACTATCTCAATTGAAGTGTTAACACCTGATTTTTGGGGAAGCAACTCTAATACGAAAGATCCTATAAAGGCACAAAAGGAACGCCTCACAACAGTTCTTAATTCAAAGCCTGTCTGTTTTAATCACAATTTGGAAACAGTGAAACGACTACAAAAAGAAGTTCGACTTGGTGCTACCTACGAACATTCTCTTAATCTATTAAGACTCGCTAGAGACATCGCAAATGATATACCAACAAAGTCAGGTATAATGCTAGGGTTAGGAGAGAAGAAAGAAGAGGTCATCGAAACACTTCATGACCTTAGATCCGTAGACTGTCAACAAATTACAATCGGTCAATATTTACGTCCATCTCTAGCACATATTCCAGTACAACATTATTGGAGACCTAAAGACTTTGATGATTTTGCAGAGATTGCTAAAGACCTTGGATTCAAAAAGATAAATAGTGGGCCATTAGTTCGTAGTAGCTACCATGCTGAGAAACACTAA
- a CDS encoding isoprenyl transferase: MVKRQLAISSDPAKLISPIPMQLDPVRMPDHLAIIMDGNGRWAKKRGLPRVMGHKAGVEALKTTLRLASNWGIGALTVYAFSTENWSRPGEEVNFLMSLFENVLQRELNLLKLEQVKISFIGDLSPLPIRLKGLIKEATEQTSANKGIHFNVCTNYGGRRELVLAAQKLAKRCINGELEPDLIDENAFAAELLTANDVDPDLVIRTSGERRISNFLLWQLAYAEIHITETLWPDFNENALIQALIDYQSRRRRFGGLEAESSKHYEI, encoded by the coding sequence ATGGTAAAAAGACAATTGGCAATTAGTTCAGATCCAGCCAAATTAATTTCTCCAATTCCAATGCAATTGGACCCAGTTCGTATGCCTGATCATTTAGCCATAATTATGGATGGGAATGGACGCTGGGCAAAAAAGAGAGGTCTTCCAAGAGTTATGGGTCATAAAGCTGGTGTGGAAGCATTGAAAACGACATTGAGGCTCGCTAGTAATTGGGGTATTGGGGCATTAACCGTATATGCATTTTCAACTGAGAATTGGTCTAGGCCAGGGGAAGAAGTTAATTTCTTGATGAGTCTTTTTGAAAATGTTCTTCAAAGAGAATTGAATCTATTAAAACTCGAGCAAGTTAAGATTAGTTTTATTGGTGATCTTTCTCCTTTGCCTATTAGATTAAAGGGACTAATTAAAGAAGCGACTGAACAAACTTCTGCTAACAAAGGAATTCATTTTAATGTATGTACAAATTATGGAGGTAGACGAGAATTGGTTTTAGCAGCTCAGAAGTTGGCCAAAAGATGCATTAATGGTGAATTAGAACCAGATCTTATTGATGAAAATGCTTTTGCAGCAGAATTGCTAACTGCTAACGATGTTGATCCAGACCTTGTTATTAGAACAAGTGGAGAAAGGCGAATCAGTAATTTTTTGCTTTGGCAATTGGCTTACGCTGAAATACATATAACCGAGACTTTATGGCCTGATTTTAATGAAAATGCTTTGATACAAGCTTTGATTGATTATCAGTCTAGGCGAAGGCGTTTTGGGGGGTTAGAAGCTGAAAGCTCAAAACATTATGAGATTTAA
- the cdaA gene encoding diadenylate cyclase CdaA, whose protein sequence is MNFWWFINLRILLDVLFASALGVLLFSRVKEARTLWLLRGYLFLASLAWFVQRFANLPITSQLVDALVLACSLSLAILWQGELRRLMELLGTGRLAVLLGNPQKEFIANAGTITQLTEAAGRLSQNRRGALVVVDMGSDLRPEDFLYSGVPIDAKLSTELLLNLFASDTPLHDGAVLIKGNRIISAGVILPLSRQGISRYGTRHLAALGITERFDRCICVVVSEETGTLSLANQGRLERPITSSRLLDLLNDLMGSSIASANTKPSLSNVNTTKPASSNIDSKTSQLQIGVSASGTNKEN, encoded by the coding sequence GTGAATTTTTGGTGGTTTATAAATTTACGTATTCTGTTAGATGTCTTATTTGCTTCTGCTCTAGGAGTATTGCTTTTTTCGAGAGTTAAGGAGGCTAGGACCCTTTGGCTTCTTAGAGGATATTTATTTTTAGCTTCACTTGCTTGGTTTGTTCAACGTTTTGCCAATTTACCAATCACCTCTCAGTTGGTGGACGCGCTTGTTCTAGCCTGTTCTTTATCTCTAGCAATTCTTTGGCAGGGTGAATTGAGAAGATTAATGGAGCTTCTTGGTACAGGAAGGCTGGCTGTTTTACTTGGAAACCCGCAAAAAGAATTCATAGCAAATGCAGGTACAATTACTCAGTTAACAGAGGCGGCAGGTCGTTTGTCTCAAAATAGACGAGGAGCTTTAGTGGTTGTCGATATGGGTAGCGATTTACGACCAGAAGATTTTCTTTATTCTGGAGTTCCCATTGATGCCAAATTATCAACTGAATTGTTACTGAACCTTTTTGCTTCTGATACTCCGCTTCATGATGGAGCAGTTCTCATAAAAGGTAATCGAATTATTTCGGCAGGAGTTATATTGCCATTATCTCGTCAAGGCATTAGCAGATATGGCACAAGGCATTTAGCCGCCTTGGGAATTACTGAACGATTTGATCGATGCATTTGTGTTGTAGTTTCTGAGGAGACAGGCACTTTGTCTTTAGCAAACCAAGGTCGGTTAGAAAGACCTATTACAAGCAGCAGATTGCTTGATTTGCTTAATGATTTGATGGGGAGCTCTATAGCTTCAGCTAATACAAAGCCCTCATTGAGTAATGTAAATACAACTAAACCAGCCTCTTCTAATATTGATTCAAAAACCTCCCAGTTACAGATTGGAGTTAGTGCTTCAGGCACTAATAAGGAAAACTAA
- the bioB gene encoding biotin synthase BioB, whose amino-acid sequence MTLLAAKPQKVEVFDIRHNWTLTEVKDLLEKPLMDLLWKAQSVHRSANPGYKVQLASLLSVKTGGCSEDCAYCPQSSHNNSEVSASAPLNIDPVLDRAKAAKAAGADRFCMGWAWREIRDGQPFESMLEMVRGVRALGLEACVTAGMLTDNQAHRLAEAGLTAYNHNLDTSPENYERIITTRTYQDRLETLERVRSAGISVCCGGIIGMGESLTDRASLLRVLATMNPHPESVPINSLVAVEGTPLENLSSIDPLEMVRMVATARILMPKSRVRLSAGREQLGREAQVLCLLAGADSIFYGDTLLTTSNPIVEADRELLSQAGVQVNWDLTKDD is encoded by the coding sequence ATGACTTTACTAGCAGCAAAACCCCAAAAAGTGGAGGTTTTTGATATCCGCCATAATTGGACATTGACAGAAGTAAAAGATTTGCTTGAGAAACCCTTAATGGATCTTTTATGGAAAGCCCAATCAGTTCATAGATCAGCAAATCCTGGATATAAAGTACAACTAGCTTCTTTGTTAAGTGTAAAAACTGGAGGCTGTTCAGAGGATTGTGCTTATTGTCCTCAATCTTCTCACAATAATAGTGAAGTAAGTGCTAGTGCCCCTTTAAATATTGATCCAGTGCTTGATAGAGCAAAAGCGGCAAAAGCAGCTGGAGCAGATAGATTTTGTATGGGTTGGGCTTGGAGAGAAATTCGAGATGGACAACCTTTTGAGTCAATGCTTGAGATGGTTCGAGGTGTTAGGGCATTGGGGTTAGAAGCTTGTGTAACAGCTGGAATGCTTACTGATAACCAAGCTCACAGATTAGCGGAAGCTGGATTGACTGCTTATAACCATAATCTTGATACAAGTCCAGAGAATTATGAGCGAATAATTACTACAAGAACTTATCAGGACCGTTTGGAGACATTGGAAAGAGTTCGTTCAGCAGGTATATCTGTTTGCTGTGGTGGAATTATTGGTATGGGGGAATCTTTAACTGATAGAGCTTCTTTGTTACGTGTTTTGGCAACAATGAACCCTCATCCTGAAAGTGTACCTATCAATTCATTAGTAGCAGTAGAGGGGACACCACTAGAAAATCTTTCTTCGATCGACCCTTTGGAAATGGTAAGAATGGTTGCGACTGCAAGAATTCTTATGCCAAAAAGCAGAGTTCGTTTAAGTGCAGGGCGTGAGCAACTTGGTAGGGAAGCCCAAGTACTATGCCTACTGGCAGGAGCTGACTCTATCTTTTATGGAGACACTCTTCTTACAACAAGTAATCCTATTGTAGAAGCAGACAGAGAATTACTTTCACAAGCAGGAGTTCAAGTTAATTGGGATTTAACTAAAGATGATTAA
- a CDS encoding rhodanese-related sulfurtransferase produces the protein MINQGQDNAGLSYKVAAFYSFLEINGEILNAFLQKLREHANRKNVKGMVLIACEGINGTICGSSSSISDVINLIKSDLCIEDLEIKYSFCDKQAFRRFRARQKTEIVTMGISYINTNELTGNYIEPSDWNKYLDDPDVLVIDARNEYEVSVGTFEGALNPHTDKFSEFPDWVEKTLRPIVDEKKPREIAMFCTGGIRCEKATCYLRQEGFEGVTQLHGGILKYLEEVPISKSKWNGECFVFDRRVALNHNLVPGMHRLCNACGMPLSPEDLMKESYIRGVKCHYCVDRFSDDDRARFADRQKHLDNLIGNDSVNTLSLTP, from the coding sequence ATGATTAATCAGGGACAAGATAATGCTGGTTTAAGTTATAAGGTGGCAGCCTTTTATAGTTTTTTAGAGATAAATGGTGAGATACTAAATGCTTTCTTACAGAAGTTAAGAGAACATGCTAATCGAAAAAATGTTAAAGGTATGGTTTTAATTGCTTGTGAGGGTATTAATGGAACTATTTGCGGTTCAAGCTCTTCTATAAGCGATGTAATTAATTTAATTAAGTCTGACCTTTGTATTGAGGATTTGGAGATAAAATATAGTTTTTGCGATAAGCAGGCTTTTCGAAGATTCAGAGCTAGACAGAAAACAGAAATAGTGACAATGGGTATTTCTTATATTAATACAAACGAGTTGACGGGAAATTATATAGAACCATCCGATTGGAATAAATACCTTGATGACCCTGACGTTTTAGTAATTGATGCGAGGAATGAATATGAAGTTTCTGTAGGTACTTTTGAAGGAGCTTTGAATCCGCATACAGATAAATTCAGTGAATTCCCAGATTGGGTCGAGAAAACTTTAAGACCTATTGTCGATGAAAAAAAGCCAAGAGAAATAGCAATGTTTTGTACTGGTGGAATTCGTTGTGAAAAGGCTACTTGCTATTTAAGGCAGGAAGGGTTTGAGGGGGTTACTCAACTTCATGGTGGAATTCTTAAATATTTAGAAGAAGTTCCCATCTCTAAGAGCAAGTGGAATGGAGAATGTTTTGTATTTGATAGAAGAGTTGCGTTAAATCATAATCTCGTTCCAGGGATGCATCGCTTATGTAATGCTTGTGGTATGCCTCTTTCACCAGAAGATCTTATGAAAGAAAGTTATATTAGGGGAGTTAAGTGTCACTATTGTGTTGATCGTTTTAGTGATGATGATAGGGCTCGTTTTGCTGATAGACAGAAACACCTTGATAACTTGATTGGCAATGACTCAGTAAATACTCTTTCGCTTACTCCATGA